From the genome of Suricata suricatta isolate VVHF042 chromosome 3, meerkat_22Aug2017_6uvM2_HiC, whole genome shotgun sequence, one region includes:
- the VWC2L gene encoding von Willebrand factor C domain-containing protein 2-like isoform X2, translated as MALHIHEACVLLLVILGLVTSAAISHEDYPADEGDQTSSNDNLIFDDYRGKGCVDDSGFVYKLGERFFPGHSNCPCVCALDGPVCDQPECPKIHPKCTKVEHNGCCPECKEVKNFCEYHGKHYKILEEFKVQTALQELQ; from the coding sequence ATGGCTCTTCATATTCATGAAGCTTGCGTACTTCTGTTGGTCATCCTTGGATTAGTCACCTCTGCTGCCATCAGTCATGAAGACTATCCTGCTGATGAAGGTGACCAGACCTCCAGTAATGACAATCTGATCTTTGATGACTATCGAGGGAAAGGGTGTGTGGATGACAGCGGCTTTGTATACAAGTTGGGAGAACGATTTTTCCCAGGGCATTCCAACTGTCCATGTGTCTGTGCTCTGGATGGACCTGTTTGTGATCAGCCAGAATGCCCTAAAATTCACCCAAAGTGTACTAAAGTGGAACACAATGGATGCTGTCCTGAGTGCAAAGAAGTGAAAAACTTTTGTGAATATCATGGGAAACATTACAAAATCTTGGAGGAATTTAAG